The following proteins are co-located in the Chiroxiphia lanceolata isolate bChiLan1 chromosome 7, bChiLan1.pri, whole genome shotgun sequence genome:
- the LOC116789402 gene encoding uncharacterized protein LOC116789402 yields MANSDLHNAETSAVLLDLLMENGVSNPKKVPAFVRYIHRWLMSSVSPEHRLDKTLLDLAEAHPVDVVVTLLCSAPSCDRFAVLTIKALLRHLRCEGVVMALERKCGWDTLLDTDSHHYAVGLLAREMVCICAPWCCSVVCCLLELLSKEMCPWELPAMAFLVEVLVYLDVTECGESILQILSGHLWSECPEMRRQVLRGLMVLSQDPVMAKRMGSLTERLEELLWDSDRELVRMTATVLEFLSSEKDI; encoded by the exons ATGGCAAACTCTGACCTCCACAATGCTGAAACCAGTGCTGTCCTGCTGGATCTGCTCATGGAAAATGGTGTCTCCAATCCCAAGAAA GTGCCAGCCTTCGTCAGGTACATCCACCGGTGGCTCATGTCCAGTGTGTCTCCTGAGCACAGACTAGACAAGACTCTTCTGGATCTGGCCGAGGCACACCCTGTGGATGTGGTGGTgactctgctgtgctctgccccaTCATGTGACAG gtTTGCAGTGCTGACCATCAAAGCCCTGCTGCGCCATCTGCGGTGTGAGGGTGTGGTGATGGCACTGGAACGCAAGTGTGGCTGGGACACGCTGCTCGACACTGACTCCCACCACTATGCAGTGGGTCTGCtggccag GGAGATGGTCTGTATCTGCGCACCCTGGTGTTGCAGTGTTGTGTGctgcctcctggagctgctcagcaagGAGATGTGTCCCTGGGAGCTCCCTGCCATGGCGTTCCTTGTGGAG GTCCTGGTGTACCTGGATGTGACTGAATGTGGTGAAAGCATCCTGCAGATCCTTTCAGGGCACCTGTGGAGTGAGTGCCCAGAGATGCGTCGCCAAGTGCTCAGAGGCCTCATGGTGCTCAGCCAGGATCCCGTGATG GCCAAAAGAATGGGCAGCCTGACTGAACGCCTTGAGGAGCTCCTGTGGGATTCAGACAGAGAGCTGGTCAGGATGACTGCCACTGTCCTCGAATTTCTGTCCTCGGAGAAAGACATCTGa
- the LOC116789403 gene encoding uncharacterized protein LOC116789403 → MAGRRFSLCKVLRRNKKNGDPGTAPAQKPEEMQQVQPLQEDPGRVQTEAQDHACGHFRRAAQAFLKVLGVRRRKTGITPTEVMAQPDPTPNELKAKPDVGTVSTDGTATCDTAVTDELMNTDSTPVQRLAHAPSLDFVEERIVSAQVAMEPDRGIEQRPPRVPKLAWLKERKEESPGPAPAQHPEDVEQFQPLQEDPGQVQTEDQDRARGRFHRAAQAFLKVLGVRRRKTGITPTEVMAQPDPTPNELKAKPDVGTVSTDGTATCDTAVTDELMNTDSTPVQRLAHAPSLDFVEERIVSAQVAMEPDRGIEQRPPRVPKLAWLKERKEESPGPAPAQHPEDVEQFQPLQEDPGRVQTEDQDRARGHFRRAAQAFLKVLGVRRRKTGITPTEVMAQPDPTPNELKAKPDVGTVSTDGTATCDTAVTDELMNTDSTPVQRLAHAPSLDFVEERVVSAQEAMEPDRGMEQRPPRVPKLAWLKERKEESPGPALAQHPEDVEQFQPLQEGLGCVLWPLLRPLSSDRALSLPDPGQVQTEDQDRARGRFHRAAQAFLKVLGVRRRKTGITPTEVMAQPDPTPNELKAKPDVGTVSTDGTATCDTAVTDELMNTDSTPVQRLAGAPSLDFVEERVVSAQEAVEPDRGMEQRPPRVPKLAWLKERKEESPGPAPAQHPEDVEQFQPLQEDPGQD, encoded by the exons ATGGCAGGGAGACGCTTCAGCCTGTGCAAGGTTCTCAGGAGGAACAAGAAGAACGGAGACCCTGGGACTGCCCCTGCACAAAAGCCTGAAGAGATGCAGCAGGTCCAGCCCCTGCAGGAAg ATCCAGGCCGGGTCCAGACAGAAGCCCAGGACCATGCCTGTGGCCACTTccgcagggcagcacag GCCTTTCTGAAAGTCTTGGGCGTTCGGCGTAGAAAGACCGGGATAACACCAACCGAGGTCATGGCACAGCCTGACCCCACGCCGAACGAGCTCAAGGCAAAGCCTGATGTCGGCACCGTGTCAACTGATGGCACAGCAACCTGTGACACCGCGGTGACCGATGAACTGATGAACACCGACAGCACGCCTGTTCAGCGCCTGGCCCATGCTCCAAGTCTGGACTTTGTTGAGGAGAGAATTGTCTCTGCTCAA GTAGCCATGGAGCCAGACAGAGGTATAGAGCAGAGACCCCCCAGGGTGCCCAAGCTGGCCTGgctgaaggagaggaaggaggaaagccCTGGGCCTGCCCCGGCACAGCACCCTGAGGATGTGGAGcagttccagcccctgcaggagg ATCCAGGCCAGGTCCAGACAGAAGACCAGGACCGTGCCCGTGGCCGGTTccacagggcagcacag GCCTTTCTGAAAGTCTTGGGCGTTCGGCGTAGAAAGACCGGGATAACACCAACCGAGGTCATGGCACAGCCTGACCCCACGCCGAACGAGCTCAAGGCAAAGCCTGATGTCGGCACCGTGTCAACTGATGGCACAGCAACCTGTGACACCGCGGTGACCGATGAACTGATGAACACCGACAGCACGCCTGTTCAGCGCCTGGCCCATGCTCCAAGTCTGGACTTCGTTGAGGAGAGAATTGTCTCTGCTCAA GTAGCCATGGAGCCAGACAGAGGTATAGAGCAGAGACCCCCCAGGGTGCCCAAGCTGGCCTGgctgaaggagaggaaggaggaaagccCTGGGCCTGCCCCGGCACAGCACCCTGAGGATGTGGAGcagttccagcccctgcaggaag ATCCAGGCCGGGTCCAGACAGAAGACCAGGACCGTGCCCGTGGCCACTTccgcagggcagcacag gcCTTTCTGAAAGTCTTGGGCGTTCGGCGTAGAAAGACCGGGATAACACCAACCGAGGTCATGGCACAGCCTGACCCCACGCCGAACGAGCTCAAGGCAAAGCCTGATGTCGGCACCGTGTCAACTGATGGCACAGCAACCTGTGACACCGCGGTGACCGATGAACTGATGAACACCGACAGCACGCCTGTTCAGCGCCTGGCCCATGCTCCAAGTCTGGACTTTGTTGAGGAGAGAGTTGTCTCTGCTCAA GAAGCCATGGAGCCAGACAGAGGCATGGAGCAGAGACCCCCCAGGGTGCCCAAGCTGGCCTGgctgaaggagaggaaggaggaaagccCTGggcctgccctggcacagcaccctGAGGATGTGGAAcagttccagcccctgcaggaag ggctgggctgtgttctCTGGCCCCTCCTGCggcccctcagctctgaccgCGCTCTCTCTTTGCCAGATCCAGGCCAGGTCCAGACAGAAGACCAGGACCGTGCCCGTGGCCGGTTccacagggcagcacag gcCTTTCTGAAAGTCTTGGGCGTTCGGCGTAGAAAGACCGGGATAACACCAACCGAGGTCATGGCACAGCCTGACCCCACGCCGAACGAGCTCAAGGCAAAGCCTGATGTCGGCACCGTGTCAACTGATGGCACAGCAACCTGTGACACCGCGGTGACCGATGAACTGATGAACACCGACAGCACGCCTGTTCAGCGCCTGGCCGGTGCTCCAAGTCTGGACTTTGTTGAGGAGAGAGTTGTCTCTGCTCAA GAAGCCGTGGAGCCAGACAGAGGCATGGAGCAGAGACCCCCCAGGGTGCCCAAGCTGGCCTGgctgaaggagaggaaggaggaaagccCTGggcctgccccagcacagcaccctgaGGATGTGGAGcagttccagcccctgcaggagg ATCCAGGCCAAGACTGA